One Pontibacillus yanchengensis DNA window includes the following coding sequences:
- a CDS encoding spore germination protein — MWEWIRLTNNKKKPTQSKHGSHPPKNMEESIPALINRMEQSKDFIKWTIEGPTSCILSYYTTLVDSKIVNRHILPTIKEEKRSSLDELQSYLPLEKMIMTDDPEKIKNYLLQGFVFIQMEERHSQGLLIPASKREGRKISIPEVEFSVVGPKEAFVESIDTNINLVRKRITKTQLTIEEVSVGSYTETRIAILYIDEIADKENVQTVLQRLHNINYDQVIDSSFISQMISDNSNSPFPLFLDTERPDRTVEALIEGKISIIVDGSPHSIIAPSTFTEFLSSSDDYFIPWPLASTFRLIRLFAVLFSVLITSLYVAVLTHHVEMIPDQLMATIVTSRANIPFPPILEVIILEFAIELLREAGARLPSKIGQTIGIVGGIVIGTAAVDAGLTSNVLLILVALGALASFTTPVYQFSNTIRLIRFPFIIGAQIWGVLGIGIISAFLIGHLIQLKSIGRPFLAPLYPTRLKDLKDAFIRLPFNKQYTRPFEVRPTDPTRFNKSLADEKRDIDE; from the coding sequence ATGTGGGAATGGATTAGACTAACTAATAACAAGAAGAAACCAACACAATCCAAACACGGGAGTCATCCCCCTAAAAATATGGAAGAAAGCATCCCTGCTTTAATAAACAGGATGGAACAGTCAAAAGACTTTATCAAATGGACGATAGAAGGTCCAACTTCCTGTATTCTTTCCTACTATACGACCCTGGTGGACAGCAAGATTGTCAATCGACATATTTTACCCACCATCAAGGAAGAAAAAAGAAGCAGTTTAGATGAATTACAGAGTTACCTTCCTCTCGAAAAAATGATTATGACAGACGATCCAGAAAAAATAAAAAATTATTTATTACAAGGATTTGTTTTCATTCAAATGGAAGAAAGACATTCTCAAGGCCTACTTATCCCTGCGAGCAAAAGAGAAGGTCGGAAAATAAGCATCCCGGAAGTAGAATTCAGTGTAGTCGGTCCTAAAGAAGCCTTTGTTGAGTCAATTGACACAAACATTAACCTCGTACGCAAAAGAATCACTAAAACCCAACTCACCATTGAAGAAGTGAGTGTTGGTTCTTATACCGAAACACGTATTGCTATTCTATATATAGATGAAATAGCTGATAAGGAAAATGTTCAAACCGTCCTGCAACGATTACATAACATTAATTATGATCAAGTGATTGACAGTTCTTTCATCTCCCAGATGATTTCCGATAACTCGAATTCCCCCTTTCCTCTGTTTTTAGATACCGAACGACCTGATCGAACAGTTGAGGCATTAATAGAAGGGAAAATCTCTATTATTGTAGATGGATCCCCTCATTCTATTATTGCCCCTTCGACTTTCACTGAATTTCTGTCATCATCAGATGACTATTTTATACCATGGCCATTAGCATCTACCTTTCGACTCATCCGTCTATTTGCCGTTTTATTCTCGGTGCTTATAACGTCATTATATGTTGCTGTTTTGACTCATCATGTGGAAATGATACCAGATCAATTGATGGCAACAATTGTTACTTCGCGGGCAAATATTCCGTTTCCGCCTATTTTGGAAGTGATTATATTGGAATTTGCAATAGAACTGCTACGCGAAGCTGGTGCAAGACTACCTTCTAAAATTGGCCAAACGATTGGTATTGTAGGAGGAATCGTAATTGGAACTGCAGCTGTAGATGCAGGGCTTACCAGTAATGTGTTGTTGATTTTAGTGGCTTTAGGAGCACTCGCTTCCTTTACTACTCCTGTTTATCAATTTAGTAACACAATTCGTTTAATACGTTTCCCTTTTATTATTGGAGCACAAATATGGGGAGTATTGGGTATTGGGATTATTTCAGCTTTTTTAATAGGTCACCTTATACAATTGAAATCGATTGGTAGACCTTTTCTTGCACCTCTGTATCCAACTAGGTTAAAAGATCTAAAGGACGCTTTTATTCGATTACCATTTAACAAACAGTATACAAGACCTTTCGAGGTAAGACCTACTGATCCTACAAGATTTAATAAAAGTCTGGCGGATGAAAAGAGGGATATTGATGAGTAA